The genomic DNA CCTGTGGAGCCCAGGCAGTACCGTTTCCGGCTGCTGAACGGTTCAGATTCCAGGTTCTATCACCTGAAGCTGACCAGGGGAATAAAAATGTGGCAGATTGGGTCAGACGGTGGTCTGTTGCCTAAACCCGTTGAACAAACAGAACTGTTAATCGGGCCGGGAGAGCGTAAGGAGGTGATCATTGATTTCTCTGACGCCGCGCTTTGGAAAAAGACCATTATCATGAAGAATGATGCGCCCATCCCTTACCCGAACGGAGATGATGTGGATGAAGACGATGGCGCGGCACAGATCATGGCCTTTAAAGTAACTGTGCCGCTCAACCCAGCGTACCCGCTTACGCCGGTTCCTGCCTCCTTCCATAAGCCACTGCCTGTTGTACCAACTGCTGTTAAAACAAGAAAATTGATCTTATTTGAAGGAGAAGATGCGTTTGGCAGGCTGATGCCAATGCTGGGTACTGTAAACGAGGGTGCCAAGGAGTTTCAAGAACCGGTCACAGAGAATCCCGCCCTGAACAGCACCGAGATCTGGGAGATCTATAATTTAACGCCGGATACGCACCCAATCCACCTGCACCTGGTGTCTTTCAGGGTGCTCAGCTCGCAGGAGTTTACCGGTACCGTAAACGAGGAAACAGGCGCCTTGTCGGATATTAAACTGGTGGGCCCGCTAAAAAAACCGGAACCCGGGCAGGACGGTGAAAAGGATACCTACCCCATTGCCCCCGGCGAAGTAACGCGGTTAGTAGCTACCTTCGACAGAGAAGGCCTGTATGTATGGCATTGCCACATTCTCTCGCACGAAGATCATGATATGATGCGGCCATACTATGTGGGCACCATGCCAAACCAGCTGTTGGCAAATACGAAACACCTTATAGATCTTATTTTAAAGCGGGGAAGTGAGATCTTTACCGTGTATCCAAACCCTTTCTTCGGTTCGGCTACCCTGCAGTTGATGATAGAGGAGCCTGCTGCAGTTGTAGCCTTGCGCCTGTTAGACCTGAACGGCAACCAGGTGCTGGAAGTACTAAACCAGCAATTGGAAAAAGGCGAACACCAGCTTGAAATAAAGGGTGACAACCTGCCGAGGGGGATCTATGTATGCGAAGTCTCGGTAAACAACCGCCTCTACCGCCAAAAGCTGATCCTGATGAAATAGAGATTTATGCTAACCAAAAAGCCCCGCCTGGTGTGGGTTTTTTACTTTGAACGGTTGCCTATACTTCAACTTCTACTTTCCGAGCTTCCGGCTGCCGAGTCCGGCTCACCAGGTAAACGCCGGCAAAGATCACCAGCGCATACAGGCCTTTCTGCAGCGTAAATACATCCTTTCCAAATGCTACGGCAATCAGAATGGCCAGCACCGGCTGCAGGTAAATGTAGGCGCCCACCACCGAGGCGTTGGCATAGCGCAGCGCCCAGGAGTTAAACAGGTAAGCGATAATGGTTACCCCAAAGACCATGAACCCGATGGCTGCCCAGATGGCGGCCGGAA from Pontibacter liquoris includes the following:
- a CDS encoding multicopper oxidase domain-containing protein, with product MIFLRIQRVRGTFLSLLVLLLSGSSLFAQALLDPAVVPKFKNKLPIPAVIDATNGGNRYLTMTMSQFKQDLGLGLKDAAGKPVLTTVWGYNGQYPGPTILAKKDQPITVKWLNRLVDENNQPLPHLLPVDRSIAWADPKTPGVPLVTHLHGGHNESASDGLPEAWYTPFAQSKGPHFVKGDEVPYYYDNNQDAATLWYHDHALGITRLNVYAGLAGFYLLTDGFENGLRRSKRLPNERYDIGLAIQDRMFTTDGQLYYLTEPEDKEAPEPSVLPEFFGNIILVNGKAWPVLPVEPRQYRFRLLNGSDSRFYHLKLTRGIKMWQIGSDGGLLPKPVEQTELLIGPGERKEVIIDFSDAALWKKTIIMKNDAPIPYPNGDDVDEDDGAAQIMAFKVTVPLNPAYPLTPVPASFHKPLPVVPTAVKTRKLILFEGEDAFGRLMPMLGTVNEGAKEFQEPVTENPALNSTEIWEIYNLTPDTHPIHLHLVSFRVLSSQEFTGTVNEETGALSDIKLVGPLKKPEPGQDGEKDTYPIAPGEVTRLVATFDREGLYVWHCHILSHEDHDMMRPYYVGTMPNQLLANTKHLIDLILKRGSEIFTVYPNPFFGSATLQLMIEEPAAVVALRLLDLNGNQVLEVLNQQLEKGEHQLEIKGDNLPRGIYVCEVSVNNRLYRQKLILMK